DNA sequence from the Streptomyces sp. HUAS 15-9 genome:
GAACCGGTCCGCCCGGTCGAGGTGGTCGAAGGCCTGGATCTCACCGCGCCGCGTCGACACGAGCACCGGCTCGTGACCCGCGTCCAGGACCGCCTTCCAGGGATCCGTCAGCTCCACCTGCTCGACGCCCTCGGGCGCCACGAGAAATGCGATGCGCATGTCGGTCGCTTTCCTTCCCGGTTCAGGTACGGCTCGCCAGCGCCTCGGCCAGTTGCTGGACGTTGGCGTAGCGCGCCCCGCGCGGCAGCCGCCGGACCGCCTGGATCAGCGTGTCGGGCGCCTGCCCCCGGTGCAGGGCGCCGGCCAGCTCGCCCGGTGCCGCGGGGAAGTCGCCGCGCCCCAGATGCCGGGCCAGGTCCAGCCGTACCGTCGCAAGGGGTGGCCGCTCGCTCTTGCCCGGCACCACCGGACCGCGCCAGATCTCGGGGTCGTCCTCGGCGGGGGGCTCCGGGTCCTGCCACTCCTCGGTGCGGGTGGGGTGCCCCGACCTGAGCAGGTCCTGGAGCTCGTGCTTCATCTCGTCGTCCCGGTGAGCGCTCAGCCGGGCGCTGCCTCGCTGCATGGCTCCCTCCAGGGGTACAGGGGGTGCGTGTTCAGGGAGTGTGCTCCGCGTACCCGAACACCGGGCGCCGACACCACACGAACGCGGGTGTTTGCCCCCGGAGGCCACGGGCAGGCGCACAGTCAGTGCTTCGGACAGGAGGCACGTCCGTGGGAGCGGCGAACCAGTCGCCACGGGTGTGTCCGTCCGAGGCCGCCCAGGCGCTCCCACGGTGACCGTCCGACCCAGCAGTCCAGGGGAGTTGCGACGCACCATGCCGAATCGAGCGAGCACGAAGCAGCACCCGCACGACGACGCACCCGACACCGCCCAGGCGTTCCGCGAACTCGCCGTGCTCCCTGCGGGGCCCCGGCGCGACCGGCTCCGCCACGAGATCGTCGAGGCCTGGCTGCCCATGGCCGACCGGATCGCGGGACGGTTCCGCAGCCGCGGCGAGAGCTTCGAGGACCTGCGCCAGGTCGCCGCCCTCGGTCTCGTCAAGGCCGTGGACCGGTTCGACCCCGGGCGCGGCAAGGCCTTCGAGAGCTACGCGGTGCCCACGGTCACCGGTGAGATCAAGCGGCACTTCCGCGACCACATGTGGACCCTGCACGTGCCGCGCCGGGTCCAGGACCTGCGCAATCGGGTCCGCTTCGCCTGCCGGGACCTCTCGCAGACCGGCGCGGGGCCGCGGCCCGCCGTCGCCGAGATCGCCGAGTACACCGACCTGAGCGAGGACGACGTCCGGGTCGGACTCGAGGCGCTGGACAGCTTCACCGCGCTGTCCCTTGACGCGGAGCTGCCCGGCAGCGGGGACGGGTACTCGCTGGCCGACGCCCTCGGTTCGGCCGACCCCGCCATCGACACGGTCGTGGACCGGGAGGCCGTCAAGCCCCGGCTGGCCGCCCTGCCCGAGCGCGAGCGGGTCATCCTCTACATGCGGTTCTTCGGGGACATGACACAGGGCAGGATCGCCGAGCAGCTGGGCATCTCGCAGATGCACGTGTCCCGGCTGATCAGCCGGTGCTGCGAGCGACTGCGCGACCAGGTGATGCGGGACGTGGACGTCACCCGATAGGCCGGTCGGGTTCCCGCGAATGGGGTCCGGCCGCGCGCGAGGCGCGGCCCGGCGGGCTGTGATGGCTGCGGGAGGTACGACCTAGGTGCCCCCGCAGCCGTCCGTCTGAGGAGCCCGTCCCATGCGACGCACCGCTCGTGCCCTGCCCGTGGCCGCCCTGGCCGCGGCCGCCCTCGGCATCGCGATACCGACCGCCCGGGCCGACCCCGCCGCGGAGGTCAGCCCGGGCAGCGTCCGCCCCGGTGACAGCGTCACCGTCGCCGTCACCTGCGATGCGGTCGAGGGAACCGCCCCGGAGACGATCGACGCCTCCTCGCCCGCCTTCGAGGGGGGAACGGTGCGGCTGCGCCGGGTCACCGCCACGGACGGCCGTACGGCTGGGACCGCCGGGACCGCGTATCGGGGTACCGCTCGGATTGCCTCTGGCGAGGACGGCCAGAGCGATGCGGACGCGGCAGGGCAGGACGCCGCGGGGACGGCGGTCGACGGTACGTGTCCCGGCGCGGCCGGTGCGCGGGGGCAGGCCTGGAGCGCGGAGGTCTCGATGCCCCGCGCCGACGTCGACACCGATGTCGCCGCCGATGCCGATGCCGACGGCACCGTCGTAGGCCCGGGCACGGTCAAGGGTGCCGATTCCGGTGCGGGCATCGACGACACCGTGCCGTGCGACGACGCGAAGGCCTGCGGTGCGTCGCAGGCGTGCGGGGACGACCAGGGGCGGGAGTGCGGGCAGTCCCAGCCCGCGGGGGACGGCCGGGAGACTTCCACGGACGGCCGGAAGACATCGGGCGATGGCCGGGAGACGTCGGGCGATGGCCGGGAGACGTCGGGCGATGGCCGGGAGACGTCGGGCGATGGCCGGGAGACGTCGGGTGACGGCCATGAGTCGTCGGGTGACGGCCATGAGTCGTCGGGTGACGGCCGGGAATCCTCCGGGGACGGCTGGGAGCCCTCCGGGGACGGGCGGCAGTGCGGGGAGTCCGGGCAGTCCGGGGGTGCATCCTGTAGCGACGGCGGGCGTACGTGCTCCGAGTCCCGGGGCGACTCCACCTGCGGCCCGGCCGTCATCCAGCAGGGTGTGGACGCTGGGGAGGGCGGCGCCTTCAACGGGTCCGTTCCGGTGCTGGTCGTCGGCGGACTGCTGATCGCGGGCGCGCTCGGTGCGGCCGTGCACCGACTGGTAGGGGACCGGGAGCGGGCCGGGGACGGCTGACACCGGCCGAGGCAGCGGCCGACGGCAGAGCACGGACCGTACGGACGGCACAGGGCACCACGGACTGCGCGGAGGCGGACATGCGGCGGACGCACCTTGAAGGCCACGGCCCCGTCCGCTACGGGCCGCCCCTGCCCGACGACGGACTGCCCGTCCTGCCGGAGCTCTCCGCCGTGCTCACCGCGGCGGCGAACCGTCCCGGGGAGGAGCCGGTCGGCGGCGGCCCCGAGCTCCTGGAGGCGGCCGGCGGCTACTGGGCGCGGCGCGGGCTGCCCACCGGGACGGACCGCGTGGCGGCCGGGCCCGGAGCGCCGTCGCTGCTGCTCGCCCTGACCGCCGCGCTCGGCGGTGACGTCCTGGTGCCCAGGCCCTGCGCGGCCTGGTGGGCACCGTACGCGCGGCTGCTGGGCAGACCCGTCTTCCACGTGGCCACACCGGCCGAGTGCGGCGGCGTACCGGACCCGTACGCCCTGCTGGAGACCGTGCGCCGGGTCCGCGCCGAGGGCGGCGACCCGCGGCTGCTCGTGCTCTCCGTCGCCGACGACCCGACCGCCACCGTCGCACCGCCCGAGCTGCTGCACGAGACAGTCGAGGCCGCCGAGGGCGAGGGACTGCACCTGGTCAGCGACGAGACGTGGCGCGACACCCTGCACGACCCGCACGGCACCGTGCTGCTCAGCCCCGCCGAGATGCTCCCCGAGCGCGTCACCGTGGTCAGCGACCTGGCGGGCGCGCTGCTGCCGCCGGGCTGGCCCGCGGCCGTCGCCCGCTTTCCCGAGGGAGACACCGGGGAGGCGCTGCACGCGCGCGTGCTGGACGTGCTCACCGCACTGGGGGCGCGTGTCGCCGGACCGGTCGCGGCCGCCGCCGGGTACGCGCTCGGCGAACCCGAGCCGGTCACCGTACGCCGCGACGCCGCCGTACGCCTGCACGCGCGCGTGGCCGCCGCCGTGCACGCCGCGGTCGTCGCCGCGGGCGCCCTGTCCCGTCCGCCGCAGGCCGGCCGCCACCTGTACGTCGACCTCGGTGAGCTGCGCTCCGCGCTCGGTGCGCACGACGTCGGCGACGCACAGGAGTTGGAGGACTTCCTCACGGCCCGGCTCGGCATGTTCGCGCCCGGCGGCCACCGCTTCGGCGACGACCTCGGGGCGCTGCGCGTGCGGCTGTCCACGGGGCCGCTGCTGGGCGGTACGGACGAGGAACGCACGGAATGCCTCATGTCACCCTCACCGTTGGAACTGCCACACGTGCAACGCGCGTTGATCTCCTTGAGGTCGGTCTTCGACGATCTCCGCGACGACGCTCAGCGATGGGAGCCTCCTCGATGACGCAGCAGACGCAGCCGCCCGGGACCACCGCCACGACGACGACCAGGGAAGCCGACGTTCCGCCGGCCCCGGCGGCCCCGCCCGCCCCCACCTCCTTCGCGCCTCCGTTCCCGCCTCTCGCCGACCCCCGTCCCCTGGGCGAACTCCGGTTCTGGCCACGGACCTTCCACGACCGGCTCAGCGCACCCCTGCCCGGCTTCAAGGCCATCGCCCGCTTCGCCCGCGAGGGTTCCGTACGACCCGGACCCGAGGGCCTCGCCGACATCCCGCACCTCCCCTTCGAACCCGGCCCGCTGCCCCGCACCGACGCCCGCACGGTCGCCGTCACCTGGGCGGGCCACGCCAGTTGGGTCCTGCGAACAGGCGGGCTCACCGTCCTCACCGACCCGGTCTGGTCTCGCCGGATCCTCGGCACCCCGGCCCGGGTCACCCCCGTCGGGGTCGCCTGGGAGGCGCTGCCGCGCGTCGACGCCGTGGTGATCAGTCACAACCACTACGACCACCTGGACGCCCCGACCCTGCGCCGGCTCCCGCGCGACACACCGGTGTTCGTCCCGGCCGGCCTCGGCAGCTGGTTCCGCCGCCGCCGGTTCACCGTCGTCACCGAGCTCGACTGGTGGGAGGCGGCCGAACTGTCCGGCGTCCGCTTCGACTTCGTGCCCGCCCACCACTGGTCCAAGCGCACCCTCACCGACACCTGTCACAGCCTGTGGGGCGGCTGGGTGCTCACCGCCCCGGGCGGACAGCGCGTCTACTTCGCGGGTGACACGGGATACGGCCACTGGTTCTCCCGTATCGGCCGCCGCTACCCGGGCATAGACCTCGCGCTGCTCCCCATCGGCGCCTACGACCCGCGCTGGTGGCTGAGCGACGTCCACTGCGACCCGGAGGAGGCCGTCCGCGCCGCCCGCGACCTGGGCGCGCGCCGCATGGCGCCCATGCACTGGGGCACGTTCGTGCTCTCCGCCGAGCCGGTCCTGGAGCCGCTCACCCGGGTGCGGGCCGCGTGGGCGTCGGCGGGCCTGGACCGCGAGGCCCTGTGGGACCTGCCGGTGGGAGGTTCACGGGTACTGGGCTAGCCCGACGGCGGTGCAGCCACCCGGGGTGCGGGGCGCGGGGCGCGGCCCCGCCTTCCGGGCGAGGCGTCCTCACCCCGACCGCTGGACCGGCGGAGCCTTCCGCAGGCGCCGCCAGGCACTCGGCGTCACGCTGATGAGCAGCGTCAGCGCGATGGCCGCGACCACGCCCTGCCACGGCTCCGGGAAGAGCGAACCGCCGAGGATCCCGATCAGCTGGTAGGTCACCGCCCAGGCCAGACACGCCGGCAGGTTGCCGCGGGCGAAGCGGCGCAGCGGCCAGTCGGCGAGCAGACAGGCCAGCATCACCGGGATACGGCCCGCCGGCACCAGCCGCGACAGCACGAGCATCGCCACGCCGTGCTCCGCGAGCTTCCCCTGTGCCTGCGTCAGCCGGTCCTCGGGCGCCCGCGCGCGGATCGCGGCCAGCCACCGCGACCCGTTCTTCGAGCCCATCCCGCGCCGCCCCAGCAGATACAGCGCCCCGTCCCCCAGGAACGCGGCCAGCGACGCCGTCACGAACACCAGCGCCAGCGAGAAGGGCGCCGTCTGATGGAACGCCACCACCGCCGCCGAACTCACCAGCGCCCCGGTCGGCACCACCGGCACCAGCGCCCCGATCAGCACCAGCAGGAACAGCGACGGATAGCCGATCGCCTGCTGGGTGGACTCCGGCGGCACGGCCGCTCTCGCGGCGTCGGCGAGCCAGTTCACCGCGCGACCTCCAGGCGCACACCCTCCCCGTGCCCGAGTTTGTGCACCGTCACTTGAGGCGCGTACTCGGCAGCCAGGCGCACGAACTCATCACCCGGCGCATGGAATTCATGGGGGCGCACGGCATCCATGCCGATCGGCCAGTACGTGCCGTAGTGCACCGGAACCGCGCTGCGCGGCGCGAGCCGGGCCAGCGCCTGGGCGGCCCGTCCCGCGTCCAGATGCCCCGGGCCGAGGTACGGCCCCCAGCCGCCGACCGGCAGCAGCGCCACGTCCACCGGCCCGACCTCCTCGGCCATGGAGTCGAACAGTCCGGTGTCCCCGGCGAAGTAGGTCCGTGCCTCGCCCTCGACGACATACCCCAGGGCGGGGGAGCGGTGCGGGCCGATCGGCAGCCGCCGCCCGTCGTGACGTGCGGACACCGCCCTGACGACCAGGTCACCGACCACGGTCTCGTCCCCGGGGGCCACCTCGGCGAGGCGCAGATGGGTGAGCCGGCGCAGCCCCGGTACCGCCCGTGGTGCGCCCCGGGGCACGAGCAGGCGCGTGCCCGGGGCGAGCCGGGCCAGCGAGGGCAGATGCAGATGGTCGGCGTGCAGATGCGAGACGAGTGCCACGTCCGCGCGGCGGGCGTCGGGGGCGGGCGGCGCACCCCGGCGGCGGCGTAGGTGCGCGAGTCTGTTCGCGAACAGAGGATCGGTGAGTACACGTATGTTCGAGTCGACTACCGTGCAGGTGGCGTGACCCCACCAGGTGATCTCCACCGGCACCCTCTTCGCCTCCTTCGCGCGACTCCCCGAAGCCTACGGGCAGGAGTAGGGTCGGCGGCGAAACCCGGAGGTGAGGGGGACACCATGGGACCGGTTCGGGTCACGGCGATCGCCAGTCTGACGCCGCTCGAGGAGCTGGAGGCGGATCCCTTCCTCGTGGATTCCCGCAGTCAGCACGCGATGTGCGCCCGCTGGGCCGCCGAGCGCGGCTATGTCGTGGCGCGGGAGCTGCTGGTGCGTGGCTTGCGGCCCGACCACTGCGTGCTGTGGGACGGGGTCCGGCCCGGGGTGGACCTGTTCGTCGCGCCCAGCCGGCGGGTGCTGGAGAGCGCCCTGTCCTCCGCCGACGAGTTCACCGCGGAATGCGCCCGGCGCGGGGTGCGGGTCGAGACGGTCGGCTGCGCGGAACCGCTGTACGACGCCCAGATGAAGGCCCGTGTCCACCGGCGCCTGTCGATGCCGACCGCGGGGTACGACGGCCGCTAGAAGCCGGGATGATCCGGACCACACCCCCTGGGTCCTGCGGCGAAGGTCCCTGATGTCCGGCCCGCCCCCCTGTGACAAGGTGGAGCAAGGCCCGCGCCGGTGACGGGCCGGGACGTGAGGTGTGCGGGGCGTGCGTGGCGGGCATTGGCGGCGGATCGCCAGTCAGGTCGGGCGGAGCGTCACGGTGTGGGCGGTCTCCACCCTCACCATGCTCGTGCTCGCCGGAATCCTGCCCGACTTCCAGCTCCAGTCCGCCGACGGCGACAGCGCCACCCGCATCGCCGTCACCGCCGCCCTCGGCGCCGGCGCCTTCGGCATCCTGTCGGCCGTGGTCTGGCCGCTCCTGGTACGGCTGCTGCTGCTCGTGCCCGCCCTCGTCCTCGGCCTGCTGGTCTTCTTCCTCAACGGCTCCCTGCTGCTCGTCGCGCTGCGCATCAACCCCTCCGGCAGCAGCGAGGCCGCCCCCGAGACCGCCGTCATCGTGGCCGCCGTGATGTCCGCCGTCGCCTCCGCCACCGGCGCCGCCCTCGCCGTCCGCGACGACGACGCCTACCGGCGCAGGCTCTACCGGCTCGCCGACCGCCGCCGCAGCTCCCACCCGCCCTGCCCGGCCACCCCCGGCACCGTCCTCGTCCAGCTCGACGGCGTCGGCCATGACGTCCTCGCCGACGCCGTCCGCAAGGGACTCATGCCCACCGTCGCCCGCTGGACCGGCGCCGCCGACGGCCGGCCGCCCACCCACCGGCTCACCCCCTGGCGCACCGACTGGTCCAGCCAGACCGGCGCAAGCCAGCTCGGCATCCTGCACGGCTCCACCTTCGACGTCCCCGCGTTCCGCTGGTACGAGAAGGACAGCCACGAGGTGATGGTCTGCAACCGCCCGACCAGCGCCGCCGAGCTCCAGCGCCGCGCCGTCGAGCGCACCCGTGACGGCGGACTGCTCTCCGTGGACGGCGCCAGCCGCGGCAACCTGTTCAGCGGCGGCGCCGGCGAACAGGCCCTCGTCCTGTCCATCGCCACCCGCCGCCGTGGCCGCGAGAACCGCTCCCGGGCCGGCTACTTCGCCTACTTCTCCGACCCGGCCAACGCCGTCCGCACCGCGCTCTCCTTCGCCGCGGAGGCCGGCCGGGAGATCGGCCAGTCCACCCGGGCCCGGACACGGGGGCAGCGGCCGCGCGTCAAACGCGGTGGGCTCTACCCCTTCGTCCGGGCCTTCGCGACCGTCGTCGAACGGGACGTCGTCGTCGCCGCGGTGATGGGCGACCTGCTCGCCGGACGCACCGCCGTCTACGCCGACCTCGTCGCCTACGACGAGGTCGCCCACCACTCCGGGCCGCGCAGCCGTGACACCGAGAAGGTGCTGCAGCGCCTGGACCGGTGCCTCGCCCTCATCGAGAAGGTCGCCGAACACGCCCCGCGCCCCTACCGCATCGTCGTGCTCTCCGACCACGGCCAGAGCCCCGGCGAGACCTTCCACGCCCGCTACGGCCTCACCCTCGGCGACCTGGTCCGCGCCGGCAGCGGACTGCCCGTACCCCGCCGGGCCGAGCGCACGCTTCCCCAAGCTCTCGGCTTCGCTCGACCAGGGGAGACCCCAACCGGCGCCGAGGCACGAGCCGCCGTACGCGCGGCCCTGCGCAGGCCCGTCGAGGAGCGCGGTGAACGCCACCGCCCCGCCGGCCGCCACTCGGAACCGATCGTGCTCGCCTCCGGCAACCTCGGCCTGGTCTCCTTCCCGGACGTGCCGCACCGCATGACCAAGGAGGAGATCGACGCCCGGCACCCCGCCCTGCTCACCACCCTGGCCAACCACCCCGGCATCGGGTTCCTGCTGGTGCGCAGCGAGCGGCACGGCGGGCTCGTCCTCGGCGCGAACGGCGCGGAGATCCCGCTGGACCGGCTCGACACTCACCCCGGCCCGCTGGCCTGCTTCGGCCCCGGCGCCGCCGACGCCGTCCGCCGCACCCACTCCTTCCCGCACACCGCCGACATCATGGTCAACTCCTGGTACGACCCCGCCACCGGCGAAGTCCTCGCCTTCGAGGAGCAGATCGGCTCCCACGGCGGACTCGGTGGCGCCCAGGCGAAACCGTTTCTGCTGTCGCCCCTCGCGCTGTCCGCGCCCGCCGACGACGGACAGGAACCGGCCGGCGCCGAGCAGGTGCACCGCGTGCTGCGCCGCTGGCTGCGCGAGGAGAACGGCCCCCAGGTGCCGCTCACCCCTCGGGCCGAGGAGGAGCGGGCCGCCTGAAAATCGGCTGCGCCCGAGGGGACACGCGCCCACACTGTTCGAGTCGCCCACCCTCGAACCTCCCCAAGGAGCCTCGGTCTTGCAGGCTGCCGTCACGGTCACCCCTGCCCGTCTCCCCGAGCTGCTGCTCGGCCTCGCCACCGTCCGCCCCGTCTTCATCTGGGGTGCCCCCGGCATCGGAAAGTCCTCCCTGGTCCGGGAGTTCGCCGCATCGCTGGGCCTGGACTGCGTGAGCCTGCTCGGCACCCAGCTCGCCCCCGAGGACCTGATCGGTGTCCCGCAGATCCGCGAGGGACGGTCGGTGTTCTGCCCGCCGGAGGCGATCGCCCGCGACGAGCCGTACTGCCTGTTCCTGGACGAGCTGAACGCGGCCACGCCGGATGTGCAGAAGGCGTTCTACTCGCTGATCCTGGACCGCCGCATCGGCACCTACGAGCTGCCCAAGGGCTCGATCGTCGTCGGCGCCGGAAACCGTGCCACCGACAACGCCCTCGCCCGGCCCATCGCCTCCGCCCTCGTCAACCGGCTCGCGCACGTCCACCTGGAGGCATCCGCCCGGGACTGGCTCGCCTGGGCCGCGGGCAACGGCATCCACCCCTGGATCGTGGACCACGTCACCGACCGGCCCGACCATCTGTGGTCCAAACCGCCGAAGACCGAGGAGCCGTTCTCCACCCCGCGCTCCTGGCACATGCTCTCCGACGCGCTGCACTCCTTCGGCCGGGACCTCGACGAGGAGACCCTCAAGGTCCTCGCC
Encoded proteins:
- a CDS encoding MBL fold metallo-hydrolase, with amino-acid sequence MTQQTQPPGTTATTTTREADVPPAPAAPPAPTSFAPPFPPLADPRPLGELRFWPRTFHDRLSAPLPGFKAIARFAREGSVRPGPEGLADIPHLPFEPGPLPRTDARTVAVTWAGHASWVLRTGGLTVLTDPVWSRRILGTPARVTPVGVAWEALPRVDAVVISHNHYDHLDAPTLRRLPRDTPVFVPAGLGSWFRRRRFTVVTELDWWEAAELSGVRFDFVPAHHWSKRTLTDTCHSLWGGWVLTAPGGQRVYFAGDTGYGHWFSRIGRRYPGIDLALLPIGAYDPRWWLSDVHCDPEEAVRAARDLGARRMAPMHWGTFVLSAEPVLEPLTRVRAAWASAGLDREALWDLPVGGSRVLG
- a CDS encoding phage holin family protein — encoded protein: MRGVRGGHWRRIASQVGRSVTVWAVSTLTMLVLAGILPDFQLQSADGDSATRIAVTAALGAGAFGILSAVVWPLLVRLLLLVPALVLGLLVFFLNGSLLLVALRINPSGSSEAAPETAVIVAAVMSAVASATGAALAVRDDDAYRRRLYRLADRRRSSHPPCPATPGTVLVQLDGVGHDVLADAVRKGLMPTVARWTGAADGRPPTHRLTPWRTDWSSQTGASQLGILHGSTFDVPAFRWYEKDSHEVMVCNRPTSAAELQRRAVERTRDGGLLSVDGASRGNLFSGGAGEQALVLSIATRRRGRENRSRAGYFAYFSDPANAVRTALSFAAEAGREIGQSTRARTRGQRPRVKRGGLYPFVRAFATVVERDVVVAAVMGDLLAGRTAVYADLVAYDEVAHHSGPRSRDTEKVLQRLDRCLALIEKVAEHAPRPYRIVVLSDHGQSPGETFHARYGLTLGDLVRAGSGLPVPRRAERTLPQALGFARPGETPTGAEARAAVRAALRRPVEERGERHRPAGRHSEPIVLASGNLGLVSFPDVPHRMTKEEIDARHPALLTTLANHPGIGFLLVRSERHGGLVLGANGAEIPLDRLDTHPGPLACFGPGAADAVRRTHSFPHTADIMVNSWYDPATGEVLAFEEQIGSHGGLGGAQAKPFLLSPLALSAPADDGQEPAGAEQVHRVLRRWLREENGPQVPLTPRAEEERAA
- a CDS encoding DedA family protein, whose protein sequence is MNWLADAARAAVPPESTQQAIGYPSLFLLVLIGALVPVVPTGALVSSAAVVAFHQTAPFSLALVFVTASLAAFLGDGALYLLGRRGMGSKNGSRWLAAIRARAPEDRLTQAQGKLAEHGVAMLVLSRLVPAGRIPVMLACLLADWPLRRFARGNLPACLAWAVTYQLIGILGGSLFPEPWQGVVAAIALTLLISVTPSAWRRLRKAPPVQRSG
- a CDS encoding aminotransferase class I/II-fold pyridoxal phosphate-dependent enzyme, which codes for MRRTHLEGHGPVRYGPPLPDDGLPVLPELSAVLTAAANRPGEEPVGGGPELLEAAGGYWARRGLPTGTDRVAAGPGAPSLLLALTAALGGDVLVPRPCAAWWAPYARLLGRPVFHVATPAECGGVPDPYALLETVRRVRAEGGDPRLLVLSVADDPTATVAPPELLHETVEAAEGEGLHLVSDETWRDTLHDPHGTVLLSPAEMLPERVTVVSDLAGALLPPGWPAAVARFPEGDTGEALHARVLDVLTALGARVAGPVAAAAGYALGEPEPVTVRRDAAVRLHARVAAAVHAAVVAAGALSRPPQAGRHLYVDLGELRSALGAHDVGDAQELEDFLTARLGMFAPGGHRFGDDLGALRVRLSTGPLLGGTDEERTECLMSPSPLELPHVQRALISLRSVFDDLRDDAQRWEPPR
- a CDS encoding ATP-binding protein, translated to MQAAVTVTPARLPELLLGLATVRPVFIWGAPGIGKSSLVREFAASLGLDCVSLLGTQLAPEDLIGVPQIREGRSVFCPPEAIARDEPYCLFLDELNAATPDVQKAFYSLILDRRIGTYELPKGSIVVGAGNRATDNALARPIASALVNRLAHVHLEASARDWLAWAAGNGIHPWIVDHVTDRPDHLWSKPPKTEEPFSTPRSWHMLSDALHSFGRDLDEETLKVLAHGMLTPAHATAFCGYVKIVRSRFGIEAILKGDARWPDRVEDRDLLYYLAESFRGRLVKELPVSKEHMSANGRQTAYRAKSLLVQLAEISVEVAQSVIAADTDGNPVLPAWFLIEAARDMPRLVEARR
- a CDS encoding MBL fold metallo-hydrolase — protein: MPVEITWWGHATCTVVDSNIRVLTDPLFANRLAHLRRRRGAPPAPDARRADVALVSHLHADHLHLPSLARLAPGTRLLVPRGAPRAVPGLRRLTHLRLAEVAPGDETVVGDLVVRAVSARHDGRRLPIGPHRSPALGYVVEGEARTYFAGDTGLFDSMAEEVGPVDVALLPVGGWGPYLGPGHLDAGRAAQALARLAPRSAVPVHYGTYWPIGMDAVRPHEFHAPGDEFVRLAAEYAPQVTVHKLGHGEGVRLEVAR
- a CDS encoding DUF2795 domain-containing protein, coding for MQRGSARLSAHRDDEMKHELQDLLRSGHPTRTEEWQDPEPPAEDDPEIWRGPVVPGKSERPPLATVRLDLARHLGRGDFPAAPGELAGALHRGQAPDTLIQAVRRLPRGARYANVQQLAEALASRT
- a CDS encoding RNA polymerase sigma factor SigF; translation: MPNRASTKQHPHDDAPDTAQAFRELAVLPAGPRRDRLRHEIVEAWLPMADRIAGRFRSRGESFEDLRQVAALGLVKAVDRFDPGRGKAFESYAVPTVTGEIKRHFRDHMWTLHVPRRVQDLRNRVRFACRDLSQTGAGPRPAVAEIAEYTDLSEDDVRVGLEALDSFTALSLDAELPGSGDGYSLADALGSADPAIDTVVDREAVKPRLAALPERERVILYMRFFGDMTQGRIAEQLGISQMHVSRLISRCCERLRDQVMRDVDVTR